In Chanodichthys erythropterus isolate Z2021 chromosome 20, ASM2448905v1, whole genome shotgun sequence, the genomic stretch AGGACTGCTTTAAAACACACAGATATCTAGTCAGCAGGTCAGACAACTTTCTAGTGCCTTAAAGGAgagctgaatatatatatatatatatatatatatatatatatatatatatatatatatatatatatatatatatatatatatatatatatatatatatatatattttttttttttttttgctgcatgttTGAACATTGCCTaaagtatttataatatattcttGATTTTTGATTTccaaaaagaataaaacagaatgagagaaaaaaaaaatctaattatttTTGCTGTATGTTTGAACATTGCCTAAAGTGGCATATTTCATAGCTATTATGACTCcatgacaatatatatatatatatatatactctaaaaaatgctgggttaaaaacaacccaagctgggttcaaaatggacaaacccagcgattgggttgttttaacccaactgttgggttaaatgtttgcccaacctgctgggtagttttacttaactcaactattgtttaataattagagtattgcttacttaaaatgaacccaaaatatattgaaaattaacatttattaatatgtttaataaatgaacattttaatttaattttagattcattttaagtcagccatatagtcattttcaaacaatagttgggttaaataaaactacccagcaggatgggcaaacatttaacccaacagttgggttaaaacaacccaatcgctgggtttgtccattttcaacccagcttgggttgtttttaacccagcattttttagagtgtatatatatatatatatatatatatatatatataattgtcaTGGAGTCATAATAGCTTGAAATATGTCCATCTGCATCTATAGTCACTGAGATGATATTCAATAGTACAGAcaatatttaccattatatgCAACAAAAAGCACTAGTAAAACATGGCCTTAAAGGTGAATGTAATTTTAGTGATCATCATAGTGTTTCCAAAATATAACCACAAATTATTCATGTCATTCACAAATCCATTATTACACATTAGCACAAAATATATTATCCTATTATCTTGTTATAATAGATCACACTTAAAATGATTACATTATGTAGATTTTTTTACTTTGTGGTTAAAATACAATACAGTTCTCTCAGCACTGCAACCATACTGAGAGATATCCTACATGCCATAATGCTCTTCCCCCCTCTGGTGGTTGGAAAGAAAGCTGCAGAAATGCATTTTGACAAAACTATTAGTTCTGGTCCAGTTAATAGTATGTAATAACAGCATCCAAAACTGTATTGAGTTGATATGCAGTGGGAGTTAGATGACAGAAAGTTACCTATTGTTCATCTTCTAGATGTTAGAGACCCTCTCAATTTCTTCATCTGACAGATGGTACGATGGTTCtcgtgcaaaaaaaaaaatgtacatattgttGCAACATTTTACCAAAGTCAACATTTAGTTAAAATCTCATGTTATAAATGACGAAATGCTATGCAGGATATTTAAGACAATATTGGCTGATTAGACTACAATACTGTTTGCCACATCTCAgacctcaaatacataaaatattacccATTATAGACATAGTAAAGAGTAAAGGAAACACTGTACAGTACTTATTGAAACAATCAGTTCATTATTTACCCTTGTAAGTTCCCAAGTACTTTCTCATTGGATCTATGCAAAACCCACAGGTGACCTATTTTGATCTCAAAAAGGTGAGTTCTCACTGAAAGGTAAGGAGTTTGCATCTATGCTACATCTTGCTCTGGGCAAAGAGATACAGGCACTGGTGCACAGATACTTCTCTATCACGCaggaaaaaagcaaaaaaaaaaaaaaaaaaaaaaacctcaggGTATCTCAGCTATCTGTCTGCCAACATTTGATCTGTGTACCAGGTCCAGGACTGTCAGTATGTGATTCATCATGAACCCTAATACACAAAAAGACCAAGGAATTGCATATTAATTCTCAATATCCTATAATGCCTGTAATATTTTGGCCCTCTAACTCTATATGTAGGCCTACATGGTCCTTCTGGTAAGAGACTGCCTGATTAAGTAAGTCTTGCTTGATAAGTTTTAGAAGCTTTGTGGGACATCAACACACCTGCATCTGACCAGTTGTGATAGTTAAAAATCTGATAACTGacttttaatgtttataatagTTTCTATATTTGCTGTGACTATTCAACAGGCCCCAATTGGAAAACACCACTGAGCTAATGTGAGTTTGAGATAACATTTCTCAAAAACTAAACCAGTAAGGCTTTCATCACCGATGGACAGAGAAGAAAAATGATATGAAAGATAAACATTGCATCACTGTTTATATTTCATACGCATTTATCAGCTGGTGCAGTAGATGGCGATATATGCGTTTTCCCTCTCACCTCATGTTACACAAGAAGAAGATGCGCGATTGCTGACAAGTGACAACGTAGCAATGTTTCTTTCCTGAACGCCTGTCTGAATTCTTGCGGTTGTCGGTTTGTCCTCTATCTGTTTGTGTATGTTATCTGAGTCCAGAAAGGGAGGACGTTTCTTTCAGGGCCATAAACCAGTCCAGTGACCAGCGTTTGGTCTCGAGAAGCGACGTGTACAGGAAGTGCGCGATGAGCTGTACATAAACAGTCCGCTCACGGTGCTTCAAATACATTAGGCCATTCTAAACATTCATCTGAAATTTCATCTTTGGAAAGGACCTTTCAAGCAGACAAGTAGGTAGGTTGTTATGTATTTCCATTCACAAGTGGCATCTTTATTCGTTCAGCAGGTGTTGTCAAACATATGTGCTGATTCATATTCATACTAACTGATAAACCGGTAGCAGATATAACTTAACTGGTTCACTGGCTACATAATGAACGTAATTAATTGTTATAATTCTGCCAATTCATCACGACCTAGACCTAGTTTTTGTATTATATCTCATATTGAAAATGAACAGATCTGGTTTAAGTTACTGGTTTAGCTGGTTTTCCAAGAAAGTGGCCATAATCCttctaaaacaaaaacagcttaGTCTGATTTTAGATGTTTTTTCACCTGTAAACTGCACTTTAATTGaatatgttcatgttttcttaagcctgttttaattttgtttttctttttatagtGTTTCAACAGCTGTTTGTGACATTTATCAGAGAAACCATGTTTAACCGGAGAAGATCCCAGATTATCCGCATGTGCGCCTCAACTTTAGCAGTGTTTGTGATGCTGGCTTTGAATGTTCAGGCCAGGCCAGCTAATATGTCAGCATTAAAAGACAAACACCCCAGCAGTAAGGAGGACAACGAGATCCTTCCACCTGACCATCTGAACGGCGTGAAGATGGAGATGGACGGTCACCTCAATAAAGACTTTCATCAGGAGGTGTTTCTGGGGAAGGAGATGGAGGAGTTCGAGGAGGACTCAGAGCCCAGGAGGAACAGGAAGAAACTCATTGAAATCTTCACCAAGTAGGTTTACAGCTGTGGAAACAATGAGATTTTCCCATGATGTGCTTGGGTGTCATTCTAAAGGCATTTGTAGCTTAACCCATTAAACAGTGAGCAATTATGTCATCCTGAACAATATGGTTAAAGAGTTTCCGTATTGTGTTTGTGACATACATCCAAGTGAAATGGAaagtgaaaatgatcaaaaaagacaaaagtgtAAGGCGGGGTTTTGGTTCTGCTGATGTTTTGATAAAAAGTGTTGAAAAATTGTACTTCTTGCTGCATCTTCAAACCTTTGCTCTCTGTTTCTAGGGTGGATATTAATAAAGACAGGAGCGTCAGTGCTAAAGAAATGCAGCGCTGGATCATGGAGAAGACAGAAGAACATTTTCAGGAAGCCGTTAGAGAAAACAAGCTCAGTTTTCGTGCCGTGGACCCTGATCAGGATGGTAGGTGTATATTGTTATTTAGTCCTGTGCCATATTGAAATTATATGATAAGCATACATAGTTTTTGATTTCCAGCATGATGTTTTGATAACGCATATCTAGTCTTGACTGCTTTTGGTGAAGGAAAAAAGAAATTTTACTTGAATCTGCTCAATTTGTGCTCTCTCAGGACATGTAACTTGGGATGAATACCGTGTGAAATTTTTAGCCAGCAAGGGGTTCAATGAAAAAGAAGTGGCTGAGAAGATCAAAAACAATGAAGAACTGAAAGTGGATGAAGAAAGTAAGTTGTAATGTAGAAGATGTATTTGTCTGGTATGGTATAGTACTCATAATAAAGCCATTTCtaatgttataaataaaacatggcCTCACCACAGCTCAGGAGGTTTTGGAGAGCTTGAAGGATCGCTGGTTCCAGGCAGATAACCCTCCAGCTGACCAGCTGCTGAATGAAGAGGAGTTCCTCTCGTTCCTGCACCCAGAACACAGCAAAGGCATGCTCAGATACATGGTCAAAGAGATTGTCCGAGATCTTGGTAAGCATAAATTCATACCTAAGAAAGGCCACGCATTTCTTGTGATTCTTATTGTCttttgtaaagctgctttatatttaaattaaattgaatttgtttcataattgatgcaTTTTGCAACAGCGTTGGGGGAACACGTAATCAGTAACAAGTacagtaacgcattacttttaaatatacaacaaaatatcggagttactttttcaaataagtaatgcaagttactttgttttcccatgtattgactgacacctctcctgtccccatgttgagagaaatcacaGGTGTAGGGGCACAGGTGTTGTGTGCggtgtgtaaacatgatggttattgtagtactagactaaatgtgagcatgcagTTACTCATCTGACTTGCActaaaacagattcagtattcttaaaaaaaaaataaaaacagtaaaatgcaaacctgcaacaattaaaatgttaaataatacacaatatttaatctcactttattatcCAATGTCTTTGCTTTTGACTTTCGATGATCCAGTTCAACCAtattaataagcaaaaatgactttagttaattaaacatcacatttgtttttgtttttgctcaagTAAGAGTGTTGAACGTTCTTCTCCTGAGTCATttcactttttgtgtgaaagggcctttacattttcCAAAAACAGAACttagagttcacccaaaaatgaaaattcaccatgtcgttccacacccgtaagaccttccttcatctttggaacataaattaagatatttttgatgaaatccgtgggtatctgaaccacacataggcagcaacgtcattgcaccttttgacgtccagaaaagtagttaaaaacatggttaaaatagtcgatgttaatgacagaaatttcatttttggatgaactaactctctaaaaaaacaaaaacaaccaaGCCCAGCctagggaaaaaagaaaaaaaaatcaaaataataatgtaacacattactttccataaaaaagtaCCTAAGTAactcaattagttactttttagggagtaacacaatatttgtaatgcattacttttaaaagtatctTTCCCCGACACTAATCGAAACTGAATATAATCAACATTGAACTAACTCAAGCAGAatgacactcttttttttttagagctgctttacagcagaaattAAATTTCTCATATTTGCATATTTCCCAAGTTTGCATTCAGTTATAGTATAAAAGTTTGCatatctgtattgtataaaagcgctatataaataaaggggACTTGACTTAAGTGAACccgttatgttttaaattcctAAACAGATCAAGATGGAGATGGAAAGTTGACTCTTGCCGAATTTATCTCTCTCCCCATGGGAACTGTGGAGAATCAGCAGGCCCAAGACATCGATGACGACTGGGTTCGTGAAAGGAAGAAGGAGTTTGAAGAAGTCATTGACTCTAACCATGATACGATTGTAACCATGGAAGAGTTGGAGGTTGGTCCTGTTTTATTAGTGTCGTTAACGGATAAGAACACATTTTCTTAGCGACTCATTTTAATGTATATCTGCTGATATCCCACAGGAATACATGGACCCTATGAATGAGTACAATGCCCTGAATGAAGCCAAGCAGATGATTGCTGTGGCAGACGAGAACCAAAACCACAACCTGGAACTAGAGGAGATCCTTAAATACAGCGAGTACTTCACTGGCAGCAAACTCATGGACTATGCCCGTAACGTACATGAGGAGTTCTAAGACAGTCTCCTCAAGTCTTAATGAATAAGAATAGCATGTATATATCCCTAGAGTGTCGCAAGGATGATGTTGGTCCTTGCTTGCTTCCCAGATTGGGATCAACAAGTGCTTTTGGACATAACTGTACATACATGCAAGCTACAAAACCTTCTCTAATTTTACAATGTGCAGGTATGATGCATTACGTGGACTCTGCCTTCATAATGTCATAGATGTGATTTCCATATGAGCCCTATAAATTCCTATATAATTCATGTTAGACACTGTCACTTTCATTAAGTTTCTGAGTGTTGATAATTACGTGAAATGTCTGTATATGAGGAATTGGTGAGGGGAAAGAGTTTTTTCAATTTccattgatttaaaaaaaaaatagattaatgtaaataatgtagTTAATTTGAGTGCCATAATATATTCCCATTTTGGGTGGGTTGCTTTTGACAGGGTTTGAGCTTCCTTAGCTATAATGTGTTATTTCCAAAGATGACAAGCCAGCAAAATGAGTTGGGTGGTAATTTCGTTAAAACTGTAATAGCACTTCTATTTGAAAACCATAAATTCAAAGCAGTTAAAAAGTCTAATAAAGAAATCATATTTATTGAAAGTGTATAGGATAATGAATCTGTCAATATAAAGgcttatttacatttttaa encodes the following:
- the sdf4 gene encoding 45 kDa calcium-binding protein isoform X1, whose product is MFQQLFVTFIRETMFNRRRSQIIRMCASTLAVFVMLALNVQARPANMSALKDKHPSSKEDNEILPPDHLNGVKMEMDGHLNKDFHQEVFLGKEMEEFEEDSEPRRNRKKLIEIFTKVDINKDRSVSAKEMQRWIMEKTEEHFQEAVRENKLSFRAVDPDQDGHVTWDEYRVKFLASKGFNEKEVAEKIKNNEELKVDEETQEVLESLKDRWFQADNPPADQLLNEEEFLSFLHPEHSKGMLRYMVKEIVRDLDQDGDGKLTLAEFISLPMGTVENQQAQDIDDDWVRERKKEFEEVIDSNHDTIVTMEELEEYMDPMNEYNALNEAKQMIAVADENQNHNLELEEILKYSEYFTGSKLMDYARNVHEEF
- the sdf4 gene encoding 45 kDa calcium-binding protein isoform X2, which translates into the protein MFNRRRSQIIRMCASTLAVFVMLALNVQARPANMSALKDKHPSSKEDNEILPPDHLNGVKMEMDGHLNKDFHQEVFLGKEMEEFEEDSEPRRNRKKLIEIFTKVDINKDRSVSAKEMQRWIMEKTEEHFQEAVRENKLSFRAVDPDQDGHVTWDEYRVKFLASKGFNEKEVAEKIKNNEELKVDEETQEVLESLKDRWFQADNPPADQLLNEEEFLSFLHPEHSKGMLRYMVKEIVRDLDQDGDGKLTLAEFISLPMGTVENQQAQDIDDDWVRERKKEFEEVIDSNHDTIVTMEELEEYMDPMNEYNALNEAKQMIAVADENQNHNLELEEILKYSEYFTGSKLMDYARNVHEEF